The following proteins come from a genomic window of Solea solea chromosome 3, fSolSol10.1, whole genome shotgun sequence:
- the atp5f1c gene encoding ATP synthase subunit gamma, mitochondrial isoform X1, protein MFARSSALVFSPQCGQVRNMATLKDITIRLKSIKNIQKITKSMKMVAAAKYARAERQLKPARIYGNGALALYEKADIKAPEEKASKHLIVGVTSDRGLCGAIHSGVAKTIKNEIANLTGAGKEVMVVNVGDKLRGLLYRTHGKHIMLNCKEIGRKPPTFTDASIIATELLNSGYEFDQGSIVFNTFRSVISYKADRKPVFSNDVVANSETMGVYDDIDADVLKNYQEFALVNILFLALRESSASEQSARMTAMDSASKNASEMIDRLTLTFNRTRQAVITKELIEIISGAAAL, encoded by the exons ATGTTTGCCCGGAGCAGCGCGTTGGTTTTCTCTCCACAATG tGGACAGGTCAGGAACATGGCCACCCTGAAGGACA TCACCATTCGGTTAAAGTCCATCAAAAACATCCAGAAAATCACAAAGTCCATGAAAATGGTGGCCGCTGCCAAGTACGCTCGTGCTGAGAGGCAGCTGAAGCCAGCCCGTATCTATGGCAACGGTGCTCTGG CTCTGTATGAGAAGGCTGACATCAAAGCTCCGGAGGAAAAGGCGTCCAAACATTTGATCGTCGGTGTGACCTCTGATCGTGGACTCTGTGGCGCCATCCACTCCGGTGTGGCCAAGACCATCAAGAACGAGATCGCCAACCTGACCGGTGCCGGCAAGGAGGTGATGGTGGTGAATGTGGGCGATAAACTGAGAGGCCTGCTGTACAG aacTCACGGAAAACACATCATGTTAAACTGTAAGGAAATCGGCCGTAAACCTCCCACCTTCACCGACGCCTCCATCATCGCCACCGAGCTCCTCAACTCTGGATACGAGTTTGACCAAGGCTCCATCGTGTTCAATACATTCAG GTCCGTTATCTCGTACAAGGCGGACAGGAAGCCTGTGTTCTCCAACGACGTTGTTGCCAACTCAG AGACCATGGGTGTCTATGATGACATCGATGCTGATGTGCTGAAGAACTACCAGGAGTTTGCTCTGGTCAACATTCTCTTCCTGGCTCTGAGGGAGTCGTCTGCCAGTGAGCAGAGCGCCAGGATGACGGCCATGGACAGTGCCAGCAAGAACGCCT CGGAGATGATTGACAGGCTCACCCTCACCTTTAACCGTACCAGACAGGCCGTCATCACCAAGGAGCTCATTGAGATCAtttctggagctgctgctct ATAA
- the atp5f1c gene encoding ATP synthase subunit gamma, mitochondrial isoform X2, which yields MFARSSALVFSPQCGQVRNMATLKDITIRLKSIKNIQKITKSMKMVAAAKYARAERQLKPARIYGNGALALYEKADIKAPEEKASKHLIVGVTSDRGLCGAIHSGVAKTIKNEIANLTGAGKEVMVVNVGDKLRGLLYRTHGKHIMLNCKEIGRKPPTFTDASIIATELLNSGYEFDQGSIVFNTFRSVISYKADRKPVFSNDVVANSETMGVYDDIDADVLKNYQEFALVNILFLALRESSASEQSARMTAMDSASKNASEMIDRLTLTFNRTRQAVITKELIEIISGAAAL from the exons ATGTTTGCCCGGAGCAGCGCGTTGGTTTTCTCTCCACAATG tGGACAGGTCAGGAACATGGCCACCCTGAAGGACA TCACCATTCGGTTAAAGTCCATCAAAAACATCCAGAAAATCACAAAGTCCATGAAAATGGTGGCCGCTGCCAAGTACGCTCGTGCTGAGAGGCAGCTGAAGCCAGCCCGTATCTATGGCAACGGTGCTCTGG CTCTGTATGAGAAGGCTGACATCAAAGCTCCGGAGGAAAAGGCGTCCAAACATTTGATCGTCGGTGTGACCTCTGATCGTGGACTCTGTGGCGCCATCCACTCCGGTGTGGCCAAGACCATCAAGAACGAGATCGCCAACCTGACCGGTGCCGGCAAGGAGGTGATGGTGGTGAATGTGGGCGATAAACTGAGAGGCCTGCTGTACAG aacTCACGGAAAACACATCATGTTAAACTGTAAGGAAATCGGCCGTAAACCTCCCACCTTCACCGACGCCTCCATCATCGCCACCGAGCTCCTCAACTCTGGATACGAGTTTGACCAAGGCTCCATCGTGTTCAATACATTCAG GTCCGTTATCTCGTACAAGGCGGACAGGAAGCCTGTGTTCTCCAACGACGTTGTTGCCAACTCAG AGACCATGGGTGTCTATGATGACATCGATGCTGATGTGCTGAAGAACTACCAGGAGTTTGCTCTGGTCAACATTCTCTTCCTGGCTCTGAGGGAGTCGTCTGCCAGTGAGCAGAGCGCCAGGATGACGGCCATGGACAGTGCCAGCAAGAACGCCT CGGAGATGATTGACAGGCTCACCCTCACCTTTAACCGTACCAGACAGGCCGTCATCACCAAGGAGCTCATTGAGATCAtttctggagctgctgctctgtaa
- the kin gene encoding DNA/RNA-binding protein KIN17, translated as MGKADFLSPKAIGNRIKAKGLQKLRWYCQMCQKQCRDENGFKCHCMSESHQRQLLLASEDPNKFMDYFSDEFKRDFLELIRRRFGTKRVHNNIVYNEYISHREHVHMNSTQWETLTDFTKWLGREGLCKVDETPKGWYVQYIDRDPETIRRQEEEARKKKQELDDEERSARFIEEQVRKGRDGREPEAESVYTELKRESEEEKVAFSLGASSSLAGPSKSSSALSASALRVAAASSTKRKDSSSSSASRQEKKRKSALEEIIEMEERKQQQQQQQQQQLRTDHWLQPNIVVKVITKRLGEKYHNKKAVVTEVRDRYGAVVKMIQSGDKLKLDQNHVETVIPAPGKTVVIVNGAYRDAEAVLEGIDEKNFSATLTLTSGKHKGKRVDVAYEDFSKLS; from the exons ATGGGGAAAGCGGACTTTCTGAGCCCTAAGGCGATCGGTAACCGCATAAAAGCCAAAGGTTTGCAGAAGTTGAGATGGTATTGTCAGATGTGCCAGAAACAGTGTAGGGACGAG AATGGTTTTAAGTGTCACTGCATGTCGGAGTCTCATCAGCGACAGCTGCTCTTGGCGTCCGAGGATCCAAATAAATTCATGGATTATTTCTCTGA TGAGTTTAAGAGAGACTTCCTGGAGCTGATCAGGAGACGTTTTG GCACGAAGCGAGTTCACAACAACATCGTGTACAACGAGTACATCAGTCACCGTGAACACGTGCACATGAACTCCACTCAGTGGGAGACGCTCACAGACTTCACCAAGTGGCTCGGCAGAGAAG GTCTGTGTAAAGTGGACGAGACGCCTAAAGGCTGGTACGTCCAGTACATCGACCGCGACCCGGAGACCATCCGCCGCCAAGAGGAGGAGGCcaggaagaagaagcaggagcTGGACGATGAAGAGCGGAGCGCCAGGTTCATCGAGGAGCAGGTTCGCAAAGGCCGCGACGGAAGAGAGCCGGAGGCG gaaagCGTTTACACGGAGTTGAAGCGTGagagtgaagaggaaaaagTTGCTTTCAGCCTCGGTGCGTCTTCATCTCTAGCTGGTCCTTCTAAGTCCAG CTCCGCCCTCAGTGCCAGCGCGCTCAGAGTGGCAGCGGCGTCCTCGACTAAGAGGAAAGACTCGTCGTCCAGTTCAGCGTCTCgacaggagaagaagaggaaatctGCTCTGGAGGAGATCATAGAG atggaggagaggaagcagcagcagcagcagcagcagcagcagcagctcaggacCGATCACTGGCTTCAGCCCAACATCGTGGTCAAAGTCATCACCAAGAGACTGGGAGAGAAGTACCACAACAAGAAGGCCGTCGTCACG GAGGTGAGAGACAGATACGGAGCGGTGGTGAAGATGATCCAGTCTGGAGATAAACTCAAACTGGACCAGAACCACGTGGAGACAGTCATACCTGCGCCAG GTAAAACGGTTGTGATCGTGAACGGCGCGTACAGAGACGCTGAGGCTGTGCTGGAGGGAATCGACGAGAAGAACTTCTCTGCCACGCTCACGCTCACCTCA GGTAAACACAAAGGGAAACGCGTGGACGTCGCTTACGAGGATTTCTCCAAACtgtcctga